The following proteins are co-located in the Gossypium hirsutum isolate 1008001.06 chromosome A02, Gossypium_hirsutum_v2.1, whole genome shotgun sequence genome:
- the LOC107951381 gene encoding metal tolerance protein 1, with the protein MEAQNSEQGHIIEVHRDVPAVETSLGRNTICGGAPCGFNDAQTSSKDAKERTASMRKLLMAVVLCVVFMSVEVVGGIKANSLAILTDAAHLLSDVAAFAISLFSLWASGWEATPRQSYGFFRIEILGALVSIQMIWLLAGILVYEAIARLIHDTGEVRGFLMFAVSAFGLVVNIAMALLLGHDHGHHHGHNHGHGGNDHDHHDHSHSRDREPHNHGLSITSHHHHHHHDHGSNSKLDNVHHHHTHEADHLEPLLKNSEKKSESGAPQKKERNINVQGAYLHVLGDSIQSIGVMIGGAIIWYKPEWKIIDLICTLVFSIIVLGTTIRMLRNILEVLMESTPREIDATRLEKGLCEMDEVVAIHELHIWAITVGKVLLACHVLIKPEADADMVLNKVIDYIKRDYNISHVTIQIERQCESMAQ; encoded by the coding sequence ATGGAAGCGCAAAACTCTGAACAAGGACATATAATTGAAGTACATAGAGATGTTCCAGCAGTAGAGACAAGCCTGGGAAGAAATACGATTTGTGGAGGCGCACCATGTGGGTTTAATGATGCTCAAACCAGTTCTAAAGATGCTAAGGAACGTACAGCCTCTATGCGTAAACTTTTGATGGCAGTAGTGCTTTGTGTTGTCTTTATGAGCGTAGAAGTGGTTGGAGGCATTAAAGCCAACAGCCTTGCAATCCTAACTGATGCAGCTCATCTCTTGTCAGATGTTGCAGCATTTGCAATCTCCTTGTTCTCCCTTTGGGCATCGGGGTGGGAGGCAACTCCGCGTCAATCTTATGGATTCTTCAGGATTGAAATTCTTGGTGCCCTTGTGTCCATCCAGATGATATGGCTTCTAGCTGGCATCCTTGTTTATGAAGCCATAGCTAGACTTATCCATGATACTGGTGAAGTTCGAGGCTTTCTCATGTTTGCAGTTTCTGCATTTGGTCTAGTTGTTAATATTGCTATGGCTCTCCTGTTGGGTCACGACCATGGGCATCACCATGGCCATAATCATGGCCATGGTGGGAATGATCATGATCACCACGATCATAGTCATAGCCGTGACCGTGAACCACATAATCATGGATTAAGTATAACTTCTCaccatcaccaccaccaccatgaTCATGGCTCGAATTCTAAACTAGATAATGTCCATCATCATCATACACACGAAGCTGACCATCTAGAGCCTTTGCTTAAGAATAGTGAAAAAAAGTCAGAAAGTGGAGCACCTCAGAAGAAGGAACGGAACATCAACGTACAAGGGGCTTATCTTCATGTCTTGGGGGATTCCATTCAGAGTATTGGAGTGATGATTGGTGGAGCAATTATTTGGTACAAGCCTGAGTGGAAAATAATTGATCTGATATGCACCCTTGTGTTCTCCATCATTGTGCTGGGAACAACCATCAGGATGCTACGAAACATTTTGGAAGTTCTTATGGAGAGCACACCCCGAGAAATTGATGCCACAAGGCTAGAGAAGGGTTTATGCGAGATGGATGAGGTTGTCGCCATACATGAACTGCACATTTGGGCTATAACTGTTGGTAAGGTGTTATTAGCTTGCCATGTATTAATTAAGCCTGAAGCTGATGCTGACATGGTATTGAACAAGGTTATAGATTACATCAAGAGAGATTACAATATCAGTCATGTGACTATTCAGATAGAACGCCAGTGTGAATCCATGGCGCAGTAA